The Halovivax ruber XH-70 genome includes the window GCGGCACCGCCACCTACGACTGGTGGCACCGAGACGAGTACGACCCCCTGACGAACGACGAGGCGGCCGACCTGGTCGCCGAGATCAAGGACATGATCCCGCGCTACACGCGCCTCCAGCGCGTCCAGCGGGACATCCCCGCGGACTTCATCGACGCCGGCGTCTGGAAGTCGAACCTGCGCCAGCTCGCCAGACAGCGCATGGACGAACACGGCTGGTCCTGTGACTGTATCCGGTGTCGCGAAGTGGGGATGAACGACGCGGAGCCCGAAACCGTCGACCTGGACGTGATGACCTACGAGGCCTGCGGCGGCACGGAGCACTTCATCTCCATCGAGGACTTCGACCAGGACCTCCTGATCGGCTTCTGCCGGCTTCGCTTCCCGAACGACCCCGTTCGCCCAGAACTCGAGGATGCCGCGTTGATCCGCGAGCTTCACGTCTACGGCAGCGAGGTGAGCGTCGGAAGCGAGCCGCGAAGCAGCTCGGACGCCGCGAGCGGACAGGGCCCGCAAGCGAGCGACGCGGAGGGCGGCGGCCAGCACCAGCACCGGGGCTACGGCCGTCGGCTGATGGAGCGAGCCGAAGCGCTCGCCACCGACGCCGGATTTTCTAAGCTCTCGGTGATCTCCGGTATCGGCGCCCGTGAGTACTACCGCGAGAAACTCGGCTATCACCAGGACGGCCCGTACGTGAGCAAGCGGCTCTAGGCAGGCTCCCTCGCGTCTCGGGCGATCGACGGACTGCCCCTGCTAACCGCCTAACACCGCTCGCCCCAGTCACGCCAATCCAGGTCGTCGTGGAGCGTCACCTCGATCTCCATGCTGCAATCGGGACAGTAGAATACCACCGAACGGCGACCGGGATCGAACACGCGCCACTCGTCGTGGCGCTCACAGCCGACGCGCATCCCGCGTTCGGGGTCGGCGAGCGGCTCGACGCGATACGGGCCGACGTGGGCGGTCGCATCGGGATCGTGGTCTCGGGACACTGTCACGGACACCCGGAGGCGCTGCACCGACCTAATTCCCCGGCCGGAATAGTCGGCCCGGTCCCGGATCCATCCACGGACGACCTGGGTGCGAGTCGGAGCGACACCCCTTTTTGGGGCGGAGCGACAGTGGACAGTATGGATCCGAAGCGGGAACTCTCGAGCGTCGACCTCGCCGCCGTCGTTGGCGAACTCTCCGACCTGGAGGGGGCGAAGGTCGACAAGGCCTACCTCTACGGCGACGACCTCGTGCGCCTCAAGATGCGGGACTTCGATCGCGGACGGGTCGAACTCTTCATCGAGGTTGGCGAGACGAAGCGCGTCCACACGGTCGCCCAGGAGCGCGTGCCGGACGCGCCGGGCCGACCGCCACACTTCGCAAAGATGCTCCGGAACCGGCTCTCGGGGGCCGACTTCGCCGGCGTCTCGCAGTACGAGTTCGATCGCATCCTCGAGTTCGTCTTCGAGCGAGAGGACGCCAACACGCGGGTCATCGTCGAACTGTTCGGCGAGGGCAACGTGGCCGTCACCGACGGCGAGTACGAAGTCGTGGACTCGCTCGAGACGATCCGACTGAAATCGCGAACCGTCGCCCCCGGCGCTCGCTACGAGTTCCCCGAGTCGCGGGTGAATCCGCTGACCGTCTCCCGCGAAGCCTTCGACCGGCAGATGGACGACTCCGATACGGACGTCGTCCGAACGCTCGCGACACAGCTCAACTTCGGCGGCCTCTACGCCGAAGAGCTCTGTACGCGCGCCGGTGTCGAAAAGACGATCGACATCGCCGACGCCGGCGAGTCCGAGTACGACCGGCTCTACGGTGCCATCGAACGGCTGGCGATCGACGTCAGGAACGGCGCCTTCGACCCGCGTCTCTATCTGGAACGCGATGACGAGGACGAAACCGAAGACGACAGCGGGGCCGACGACGAGGGTGGCGCAACAGCAGACACTGACGACGAAGACGAGACCGAGGCCCCCGGCACACCTGTCGACGTGACGCCGTTCCCGCTCGAAGAACACCAGCAGGCGGGTCTCGAACCCGAAGCGTTCGACTCCTTCACCGAGGCACTCGACGAGTACTTCTACCAACTTGAGCTCGCCGAGGAGGAGCCTGCAGATTCGGCCAGCCAGCGCCCGGACTTCGAAGCCGAGATCGCGAAACAACAGCGCATCATCGAACAACAAGAGGGTGCGATCGAGGAGTTCGAGCGCGAGGCCGAGGCCGAACGCGAGCGCGCCGAGTTGCTCTACGCGAACTACGGCTTCGTCGACGAGATTCTGACGACGGTCCGGGATGCCAGAACCGAGGGTACCCCCTGGGACGAGATCGAGGAGCGATTCGCCGCCGGTGCCGAGCAGGGGATCGACGCGGCCGAGGCGGTCGTGGACGTCGACGGCGCGAACGGCCGCGTGACGATCGAGTTGGACGACGAGCGGATCCCGCTCGACGCCGACGACGGCGTCGAGAAGAACGCCGACCGCCTCTACACCGAGGCGAAACGCATCGCCGAAAAGAAGGAAGGCGCTCAGCAGGCGATCGAGAACACCCGCGAAGAACTCGCCGACGTCCGCGAACGCAAGGCCGCCTGGGAGGCCGACGACGAGGGTGGCGACGATATCGGGGGCGACGACTCGGACGAGGACGAACCGGACATCGATTGGTTGGCTCGCTCCTCCATCCCGATCCGCGAGAACGAACCCTGGTTCGACCGCTTCCGGTGGGTCCAGACCAGCGACGGCTTCCTCGTCATCGGCGGCCGTAACGCCGACCAGAACGAAGAACTCGTGAGCAAGTATCTGGAGCCCGGCGATCGCGTCTTCCACACGCAGGCCCACGGCGGGCCGGTGACGGTCCTGAAGGCCACGGATCCGAGCGAGTCGTCGCGTCCCGACATGGAGTTCCCGGAGACGAGCATCGAACAGGCGGCCCAGTTCGCCGTCTCCTACGCCTCGGTCTGGAAGGACGGTCGCTACGCCGGCGACGTCTACTCCGTCGACGCCGATCAGGTGACCAAGACGCCAGAGAGCGGCGAATATCTGGAGAAGGGCGGCTTCGCGATTCGCGGCGACCGGACCTACCATCGGGATACACCGGTCGGCGTCGCGGTCGGCATCCAGTGTGAGCCCTGGACCCGCGTCATCGGTGGGCCCCCGGCCGCGATCGCAGACCGGGCGGTGACGACGATCGCCGTCGAACCGGGCCAATTCGCCCAGGGTGACGTGGCAAAGCGGATCTACCGCGAATTGCGCGAGCGCTTTTCGGACGAATCGTTCGTCCGCAAGATCGCCAGTCCGGACCAGCTCCAGCACTTCTTGCCGCCGGGCGGGAGTCGTATCGCAGAGGAGTGATACCGGTCCGGACGAACGACGTGTTCTCACATCGGTGGCCACTTAGCCCTCCCCGGCGAACGCCCGCGCATGCAGGTCAGAGACCGGGAGCGACTCGATGGCGGTCGGGAGCGACTGACCGTCGTCCCGGAGAACGTCGACGACCTCTGGCACCTCCAGTACGTTCTCGAACCCGGCGACCGCGTCGCCGGCGACACGACCCGGCGGATCCAGCGCAACGACGACAAGATGCGCGATACGGGCGGCGAACGCGAGCCAATGTGGGTCGCGCTGGCGGTCGAGGACATCGAGTTCCACCGCTTCGCGAACCGGCTCCGCGTCGGCGGCGAGATCGTCGCCTGCTCCCGCGAGGATCAACTGGGCTTTCAGCACACACTGAACGTCGAAGAGCGCGACGAGCTCTCGATCGAGAAGTACTGGAAACCCGATCAGGAACGGCGCCTCGAGGAGGCCGAGGAAGCGACCGAGAATCCCGACGTCGCCATCGCGACGGTCGAGGAGGGACGAGCCCACGTCCACAGCGTCGCCCAGTACGGCACCGAGGAACGCGCGACGATCACCGGTTCGACAGGGAAGAACGAAGACGCGCAGGATCGCACCGCGCTCTTTTCGGAGTTGACAGACATCCTCCGCCGGCTCGACGTGGACGCGATCATCCTCGCCGGGCCCGGCTTCACCAAGCAAGACGCCTACAAGTACGTCGAGAACGAGGCGCCCGAGGTCGCCGAACAGATCACGATGGTCGACACGGCGAGCGTGGGTGACCGTGGTGTTCACGAGGTACTCAAACGCGGCGCCGTCGCAGACGTCCAGCAGGAGACCCGGATCGAGACCGAGGCCGAGGCGATCGACGAACTGACTCGCCGGATCGCCGAGGGGGCGAAGGCCGCCTACGGACCCGACGAAGTCGAGAAAGCAGCCGAATTCGGCGCGATCGAGCGGCTCCTGGTTCTCGACGACCGCCTCCGGAAGGAACGCGGTCCCGACGGCGAGTGGGCCGTCGACATCGACGACCTCGTCCGGACGGCCGAGCAGAAAGGTGGCGAGGTGACCGTGTTCTCGAGCGAGTTCCCGCCGGGCCAACAACTCTCGAATCTCGGTGGAATTGCCGCACTGTTGCGGTATCGGGTCCAGTAACGTACCAGAGACCCGATCCATCGAAAGCAGTTTCACCCGACATTTCACCGACTATTTCCGGTCGATAGCCAGCAGTCGACCGAGTGTCCGTCGTCG containing:
- the rqcH gene encoding ribosome rescue protein RqcH, with product MDPKRELSSVDLAAVVGELSDLEGAKVDKAYLYGDDLVRLKMRDFDRGRVELFIEVGETKRVHTVAQERVPDAPGRPPHFAKMLRNRLSGADFAGVSQYEFDRILEFVFEREDANTRVIVELFGEGNVAVTDGEYEVVDSLETIRLKSRTVAPGARYEFPESRVNPLTVSREAFDRQMDDSDTDVVRTLATQLNFGGLYAEELCTRAGVEKTIDIADAGESEYDRLYGAIERLAIDVRNGAFDPRLYLERDDEDETEDDSGADDEGGATADTDDEDETEAPGTPVDVTPFPLEEHQQAGLEPEAFDSFTEALDEYFYQLELAEEEPADSASQRPDFEAEIAKQQRIIEQQEGAIEEFEREAEAERERAELLYANYGFVDEILTTVRDARTEGTPWDEIEERFAAGAEQGIDAAEAVVDVDGANGRVTIELDDERIPLDADDGVEKNADRLYTEAKRIAEKKEGAQQAIENTREELADVRERKAAWEADDEGGDDIGGDDSDEDEPDIDWLARSSIPIRENEPWFDRFRWVQTSDGFLVIGGRNADQNEELVSKYLEPGDRVFHTQAHGGPVTVLKATDPSESSRPDMEFPETSIEQAAQFAVSYASVWKDGRYAGDVYSVDADQVTKTPESGEYLEKGGFAIRGDRTYHRDTPVGVAVGIQCEPWTRVIGGPPAAIADRAVTTIAVEPGQFAQGDVAKRIYRELRERFSDESFVRKIASPDQLQHFLPPGGSRIAEE
- a CDS encoding mRNA surveillance protein pelota, translated to MQVRDRERLDGGRERLTVVPENVDDLWHLQYVLEPGDRVAGDTTRRIQRNDDKMRDTGGEREPMWVALAVEDIEFHRFANRLRVGGEIVACSREDQLGFQHTLNVEERDELSIEKYWKPDQERRLEEAEEATENPDVAIATVEEGRAHVHSVAQYGTEERATITGSTGKNEDAQDRTALFSELTDILRRLDVDAIILAGPGFTKQDAYKYVENEAPEVAEQITMVDTASVGDRGVHEVLKRGAVADVQQETRIETEAEAIDELTRRIAEGAKAAYGPDEVEKAAEFGAIERLLVLDDRLRKERGPDGEWAVDIDDLVRTAEQKGGEVTVFSSEFPPGQQLSNLGGIAALLRYRVQ